In Trifolium pratense cultivar HEN17-A07 linkage group LG7, ARS_RC_1.1, whole genome shotgun sequence, a genomic segment contains:
- the LOC123897368 gene encoding glutamine synthetase leaf isozyme, chloroplastic, whose product MAQILAPSTQWQTRITKTTAPCATPITSKMWSSLVMKQNKKVARTSKFRVMAINNENGTINRVESLLNLDITPFTNSIIAEYIWIGGTGIDVRSKSRTISKPVEHPSELPKWNYDGSSTGQAPGEDSEVILYPQAIFKDPFRGGNNILVICDAYTPQGEPIPTNKRHKAAEIFSNPKVEAEIPWYGIEQEYTLLQTNVKWPLGWPVGGYPGPQGPYYCAAGADKSFGRDISDAHYKACLYAGINISGTNGEVMPGQWEYQVGPSVGIEAGDHIWASRYILERITEQAGVVLTLDPKPIEGDWNGAGAHTNYSTKSMREDGGFEVIKKAILNLSLRHKVHIEAYGEGNERRLTGKHETASINTFSWGVANRGCSIRVGRDTEKNGKGYLEDRRPASNMDPYVVTALLAESTLLWEPTLEAEALAAQKLALKV is encoded by the exons ATGGCACAGATTTTGGCACCCTCGACACAATGGCAGACGAGAATCACAAAAACCACCGCTCCTTGTGCAACTCCAATCACTTCAAAGATGTGGAGTTCTTTAGTTATGAAACAAAATAAGAAAGTTGCGCGTACTTCTAAGTTCAGAGTAATGGCAATCAACAATGAAAATGGCACCATCAACAGGGTTGAGAGTCTACTTAATTTGGACATCACTCCCTTCACTAACAGCATAATTGCTGAGTACATCTG GATTGGTGGAACAGGAATCGATGTGCGCAGCAAATCAAGA ACCATATCAAAGCCTGTTGAGCATCCCTCTGAGCTCCCTAAGTGGAACTATGATGGATCTAGCACTGGACAAGCCCCTGGTGAAGACAGTGAAGTAATCCTATA CCCTCAAGCAATTTTCAAAGATCCTTTCCGCGGTGGTAACAACATTTTG GTCATTTGTGATGCTTATACACCACAAGGTGAGCCTATCCCTACTAATAAGAGACACAAAGCTGCCGAAATCTTCAGTAACCCAAAGGTTGAGGCTGAAATTCCATG GTATGGAATAGAACAAGAGTACACTCTACTTCAGACAAATGTGAAATGGCCATTAGGATGGCCTGTCGGTGGCTATCCTGGTCCACAG GGTCCTTACTACTGTGCTGCCGGGGCAGATAAGTCATTTGGACGTGATATATCGGATGCTCATTACAAGGCTTGTTTATATGCTGGAATTAACATCAGTGGTACCAATGGCGAGGTTATGCCTGGCCAG TGGGAGTATCAAGTTGGTCCTAGTGTAGGTATTGAAGCTGGTGATCATATCTGGGCTTCAAGGTACATCCTTGAG AGAATTACTGAACAAGCTGGTGTTGTACTCACTCTTGATCCAAAACCAATTGAG GGTGACTGGAACGGTGCAGGAGCTCACACCAATTACAG TACAAAGAGCATGAGGGAAGATGGAGGGTTTGAGGTAATAAAGAAGGCAATTTTGAACCTTTCTCTTCGCCATAAGGTTCACATCGAAGCATATGGAGAAGGAAATGAGAGAAGGTTGACAGGAAAGCATGAGACTGCCAGCATCAACACATTTTCTTGG GGAGTGGCTAACCGTGGATGCTCAATCCGTGTGGGAAGAGACACAGAGAAGAATGGCAAAG GTTACTTGGAAGACAGGCGTCCGGCTTCAAACATGGATCCATATGTGGTAACAGCATTACTTGCAGAGAGTACATTATTGTGGGAACCAACTCTAGAGGCTGAAGCTCTTGCAGCTCAGAAGCTTGCATTGAAGGTCTAA